In a genomic window of Clavelina lepadiformis chromosome 7, kaClaLepa1.1, whole genome shotgun sequence:
- the LOC143465497 gene encoding uncharacterized protein LOC143465497, giving the protein MTIASRRKRHFPLLWKPGSNQNRRSLNIARKSRLCPKYHDEGLCELGPDCPMVHEENSKYFSSLDPNAPEFFPRSARKSFTASASFERSGNVAEVNILGRRLICPAIRHRYPDSGERVQKSKTRPPAHFCKQPGDVGIGRRALLRMTEKKNDLIFPRFIDTRRRYVNGGPEELPIRLHFVPAHTVRASFVRIMIYRRSVIRIISFLSYSFL; this is encoded by the exons ATGACGATCGCGTCCCGGCGCAAACGACATTTTCCTCTCCTGTGGAAGCCGGGGTCGAACCAAAACCGTCGATCTCTCAATATCGCGCGAAAGAGCAGACTGTGTCCAAA GTATCACGACGAGGGTCTATGCGAGCTCGGACCGGACTGTCCCATGGTCCACGAAGAAAATTCGAAATACTTCTCGTCGCTGGACCCCAACGCCCCGGAGTTTTTCCCCCGCTCTGCGCGAAAATCTTTTACGGCGTCGGCAAGTTTCGAACGGTCCGGAAATGTTGCTGAAGTGAACATCTTGGGACGTCGCCTTATTTGTCCTGCAATACGTCACAGATACCCAG ATTCGGGCGAACGCGTCCAAAAGTCCAAAACTAGACCCCCTGCGCATTTTTGCAAGCAACCGGGAGATGTCGGTATCGGTCGACGTGCACTTTTGCGCATGACGGAAAAGAAAAACGACCTGATATTTCCAAGGTTTATAGATACAAGACGAAGATATGTGAACG GTGGTCCCGAGGAATTGCCCATTCGGCTGCATTTTGTTCCTGCCCACACGGTTCGAGCGAGCTTCGTTCGAATTATGATCTACCGCCGTTCTGTTATCAGAATTATTTCGTTTTTAAGTTattcatttttgtaa
- the LOC143465238 gene encoding uncharacterized protein LOC143465238: MNKKKKAWLQILKEDFLLFTMVTLKSIPPGRKVPKFTKTRQILKEDFLLFTMVTLKSIPPGRKVPKFTKTRQILKEDFLLFTMVTLKSIPPGRKVPKFTKTRQVPRNAIRPRKRKKCRIY, translated from the exons atgaacaaaaagaaaaaggcctggttgcagattcttaaagaagatttcctcctcttcacgatggtgaccttgaaatcgatcccccctggccggaaagttccgaaattcacaaaaacgcgacag attcttaaagaagatttcctcctcttcacgatggtgaccttgaaatcgatcccccctggccggaaagttccgaaattcacaaaaacgcgacag attcttaaagaagatttcctcctcttcacgatggtgaccttgaaatcgatcccccctggccggaaagttccgaaattcacaaaaacgcgacaggtaccaagaaatgcgataagaccccgaaaacgtaaaaaatgccgtatttattaa